Below is a genomic region from Zea mays cultivar B73 chromosome 9, Zm-B73-REFERENCE-NAM-5.0, whole genome shotgun sequence.
TGGGTACTCCCCATAAAATTAACTATAAAAAATAATTTAATATTAAATTGAATGTATTCATATATTAGATATTAAATTGATAAGAATATAAAATACTAAAAATAATATGAATTAGAAAGGAGACCGACTCTATTTTTTATACCTCGCTCGATCTCTTGTCCTCCTTCATTTAGCAAGATGACACTATATAGAAGTGTTGCTTACGATTTTTTGTCATGTTGGACTTGAATAAGTGAAGTAGGACTCATTGTGACACTAGCTACactcaaaaaaataaaagaaCATATTTTAAAAATTTAGACATGGTGTGATGGTTAAAATTTTAGTGTTTAAAAACATCAGGCTGTGTGTTCGGTTCTTGGTGGTGCAACATTTTCTTTTTTTCCCTTACAAACTAGTCTTACATTTATTTTGTTTTGTCCTCCGCTACTAGCTTGAATGgtgcagcgtcctctaaattcggTCCTCTATATCTACCGTATTAACAGACTTCATTAAATACATTGTTTTTTTTATTTCGCCAACTATATTAACAGTAATTTTGACGACTCATAAAAataaattatttatttatttacataTTTTTTCATTATTACAACTAATTTCTAAACATTCCTCCATCACCATCGTATCCTTGTGACCTCGTCTCGTGTCGTACACCACACATACGCATACATCACATCCCCGCACATGAAACACCACACATACGCATACATCGCATCCCCGCACATGAAATCAAGTGAATTAAATGAGAAAGGTACGGGCACAGTGTTTAGCAGGCGAAGCAGACCAGTATAGAGGACGCTGGGTGGCTCCGCTATCTTATCGGATGTGATAGCGTATGTTGTTGGAGACATTGCGAACTAAATATAGGTACAGATCCATATACAACTGCTGGAGATAGCTATATAGGATTACCTGTCGGAACAAACTGTGCAACTCGGCCAATAGCCCAATACCACGTATTACAGTAAAACATGAAGAAATGAATTCTAGGAGCAACCAATGCAGAACCAGAACACATGCTAAATGTACACATTACTGAAACATCACACATGTGAATGTCTCGTCAGATAACATGAACGGGTTGTCTTCTGCCAGGCACAACAGATCCATGTGATTCCAAATCTACAAAACCGCAGCACATCAATTGCCGATGACATGGGACCCAAAAAAATGCTACGAACGAATGATACTACGGATAAGGGAAATCAATCGAGCTCAGAACTCATCAACAGAGACGGCTTCACGAGGGACCTCATAAGCATCCTTCTGCCTCAGCTTCTTCACACCGGCGAGGAAGCATATCTTGTCGGACTTGTAGCTGTCGATGCTAACGCTAGCCACCTTCACCCACACCACCACCTTGGTCTTCATGCCTTCAACCCCAGAAAGCTTGCCTCGGGACAGAGTCGCCTTGACGCGAGGAGCATACCGTATCGCGGAGGAATCCTTGAAGCTCACCTCGCAGGGCTTCGACAGGTGCACCATCAGCTTCGATGTCGATTCGTCGTACTCATAGCAGATGATGTTACGAGGGAAGAGGCCTGGAGGGAGGTTGTGCTCGCGCAGTAGATCAGAGAGGGACTTCTTGTGTCCTGGACAGAAGAAACTGAAGTAAGTGCAATTTTTTGAAATATCGATTATACAACTGTGCAAAGTTGCTACAGGATGAGGTTAACGAAGAGATACAGGAGCATAATTCAGAATCAGAAAGTGCCCACTCTTGAGTGAAAATCTAACTTCATCAAGCAATTTTGACTTAGAATGTGAAACGATATATAGCACCTGAAAAAATTATGACGCAACAGAGACTAAAATATTTCAATTATTCATCATATAAGATAACTGTGATCCACCAACAAATCAGGAGGAAGACATCAAACAGTAATTGCATGCAGTGTATTCAGAACAACGGTATCCTGTCCTGCAAAGCTTTTGACAAGAGAAATTAAATTGTCTAGCTACATTATCAATTGCTTTTGTTCTTCTAGCCACAACAAATTAGACGCTGCTTAATGGACATCACAGTGCAGTCTGTCAAATCAATCGGCTATAGTTGGTGCTTCCGACGACCAGGTCGACATACACTGCACAGTGTTGCTAATACGGCCAAAGACATGAGGATCAAGGAGGACCAACAATACCAAGACTGCACGTAAAACAAGCTGTTAGGTGAGCATGTTCCCTATCCATTGCTAGTCTTCGGACTTGTGAATAATGGCATCAAcgagagagagggggggggggggatggcCCGACGCCAACCAATACAGTGCGTGCAGCAGGATGTCACAAAAGTCATTTCAGTTTCGACCCCCATGTGCACTCTACTTTACAGATCAAAGGGGTACAGGAAATCCAAGACAAGCTAGATCCAATCAGAGGAAATGCTAGGAATCAGGAAGCCAGTACATATAATCATATTGGATAAACATCTCTTTCCTGCATTGCTTTGGTTTTACGCATAAGGCAAAGAAAAGGTAGCCGCAATGGATAGTTCATAGTTGCCGTCATGATGATGTCATAACAACTTAACATGCAGCCAGAAGGTTCTAATTCATCATCTACATACATCTCTTAAGAGACACTCTTATTTTCAGAGCCACAAAATGCAATGGAACAGAACAACTGTACCTTTGAGCTTTTCGAAGACCCATTTTGCCTTCTCCTCCACCGTGCTCGAAAAACGCTGCAGGTAAGGCTGTCAGTTTGTGCATGTGATGCTGCTGAACGCAAAGGCTTTCATCCAAAGTTGAAATTGGTATACTATTTCGTCTCCCCAATTCAATCGAAGAGGGATTTTTTCCTTTACTTACCACACCACTAAACCAGTAGTACTTGCTATGAGTAGAACACGATGGGGATGAATGTAGTGCAGTCTCAACAAGGAGGTAAAAGGTGCAAACGAGAATAATCCGCTAACAGATGCTCTAAGAAGTTGAGTCGTCAGAACTGACAAGAACCAGAAGAACAAT
It encodes:
- the LOC100285567 gene encoding uncharacterized protein LOC100285567, translating into MEKALTKLGSFTISRKAKQELSAIGDDISRFSSTVEEKAKWVFEKLKGHKKSLSDLLREHNLPPGLFPRNIICYEYDESTSKLMVHLSKPCEVSFKDSSAIRYAPRVKATLSRGKLSGVEGMKTKVVVWVKVASVSIDSYKSDKICFLAGVKKLRQKDAYEVPREAVSVDEF